The proteins below are encoded in one region of Paeniglutamicibacter cryotolerans:
- a CDS encoding GntR family transcriptional regulator → MNEIMVEPLATRVHRILSDDIVTGRIAPGTPLIQKQLAARFDVSRTPIRDVLTQLTADGLAQLISGKGCFVSDVSRDAVTDVYTVRAALEEPAFRMVFGKHTALQLHQLRILATETLQVSPENGEEFYEASLQFHQLLMAPCPNEYLLEVLSGVWAHPIQRRITLTHRPSPDHIRHVADDHSAIVSALEHGDLESGLLALAHCNTPSSHRRSAPDA, encoded by the coding sequence ATGAACGAAATCATGGTGGAGCCCCTGGCCACCCGGGTGCACCGCATCCTCAGTGATGACATCGTCACCGGCCGCATCGCACCCGGGACGCCCCTGATCCAAAAGCAGCTGGCCGCCCGCTTCGATGTTTCCCGGACCCCTATTCGCGACGTCCTGACTCAACTCACCGCCGACGGACTGGCTCAACTGATCTCCGGCAAGGGCTGCTTCGTCAGCGATGTTTCCCGCGATGCCGTCACCGACGTCTACACCGTACGCGCGGCATTGGAGGAACCAGCCTTCCGGATGGTTTTTGGAAAGCACACCGCCCTGCAGCTACATCAACTACGCATCCTAGCCACCGAAACACTGCAGGTCTCCCCTGAAAACGGTGAGGAATTCTATGAAGCATCACTGCAATTCCATCAACTGCTCATGGCACCGTGCCCCAACGAATATCTCCTCGAAGTCCTTTCCGGCGTCTGGGCCCACCCCATCCAACGCCGCATTACCCTCACCCATCGGCCCTCCCCCGACCACATCCGACACGTCGCGGACGACCACTCAGCCATCGTCAGCGCACTGGAGCACGGGGATCTGGAAAGCGGGCTCCTCGCCTTGGCCCACTGCAACACCCCGTCCAGCCACCGCCGGTCCGCACCAGACGCCTGA
- a CDS encoding ABC transporter substrate-binding protein — translation MHSIKRPMAVFSVVLATAFALTACTNASSQNGAAEQNPSGTAVQEVAVNEAARALLPADIRDKGILTIASDPSYAPFEYFDTDGKTMIGFDVDLTDHLAASLGLKPEHQAATFDTILPGLSSGKFDVGMSSFGIRPERMKIVDFVPYLQGGTALGVAKGNPLDLHLEDNSMCGHTIAAQNGSIQALIQGPEFSKACTDAGKKPIDFKTFPSQSDANLALTSGRVEAMLSTGTTMAYQGQQAGGKFEVASGPDYQPAGVGMAVKKGSQLTEALRLAMRDLIEDPAYAKLYADWKIPTNNMITTADFDRYLK, via the coding sequence ATGCATTCCATCAAGCGTCCGATGGCGGTCTTTTCCGTCGTCCTGGCCACAGCCTTCGCTCTTACTGCCTGCACCAACGCCTCGTCCCAGAACGGGGCAGCCGAACAGAACCCGAGTGGAACCGCGGTCCAGGAGGTGGCCGTCAACGAGGCCGCACGAGCCCTGCTGCCGGCCGATATCCGGGACAAGGGCATTTTGACCATTGCCTCCGATCCCTCCTACGCACCCTTCGAATACTTTGATACCGACGGCAAGACCATGATCGGCTTCGATGTCGACCTGACCGATCATCTGGCCGCTTCATTGGGCCTGAAGCCGGAGCACCAGGCAGCGACCTTCGATACCATCCTGCCGGGCTTGTCATCGGGTAAGTTCGACGTGGGCATGTCCTCCTTTGGCATCAGGCCCGAACGTATGAAGATCGTGGACTTTGTCCCCTATCTCCAAGGAGGTACGGCACTGGGCGTAGCCAAGGGCAACCCGCTGGATCTGCATTTGGAGGACAACAGCATGTGCGGACACACCATTGCCGCGCAGAACGGCTCGATCCAGGCGCTGATCCAGGGCCCCGAATTCTCCAAGGCCTGCACCGACGCCGGGAAGAAGCCGATCGATTTCAAGACCTTCCCGAGCCAGTCCGATGCCAACTTGGCTCTGACCTCCGGCCGGGTCGAGGCCATGCTCTCCACGGGCACGACGATGGCCTACCAGGGCCAGCAGGCCGGGGGTAAATTCGAGGTGGCCAGTGGACCGGATTACCAGCCGGCCGGTGTGGGCATGGCAGTAAAGAAGGGCAGCCAGCTGACCGAGGCGCTGCGCCTGGCCATGCGGGACCTGATCGAGGATCCTGCCTACGCCAAGTTGTATGCGGATTGGAAGATCCCTACCAACAACATGATCACCACTGCCGACTTCGATCGTTATCTCAAATAG
- a CDS encoding DUF3100 domain-containing protein, with amino-acid sequence MSAQSTKTSPSSFKPALPIAALALVIAVAVQLVGSLKLDIGIGMIVIFPMVWGLILGLIVSIQKFKPLGIDLQKVASALVGVAVMLLVARLAFNIGPSLPVLVKAGPALLLQEVGHLLGTVALALPLAVLLRMGKATVGATFSLDREPSFAMVSEKYGPDSDQYRGVLAMYVFGTLFGAVFITLLTSLVANWRIFDPLALAMGAGVGSGSMMAASAASIIDAYPGQEEAILGIAAVSNLITTILGVYVGIYIALPLADKFYKVLTRRQTAREVESARVAASTSSAAEIAAAETEAARLAEENKAFREKVVESSAPVHLPLWVSLSVLSVLGLATAFVAAKGFKWEVVGGYALLMALVLLGLFLGKVTRKISAIIWITTIGAYVSSPWFFAGKSLTALVSSVDFLSIATVMLTLAGLSLGKDIPLLRKIGWKIIPVGLVAITASFLLAVVIAEFALGFWG; translated from the coding sequence ATGAGCGCTCAGTCCACGAAGACCTCCCCGTCTTCGTTCAAACCCGCCCTGCCGATTGCCGCATTGGCGCTGGTCATCGCGGTGGCCGTCCAGCTTGTCGGCTCGCTCAAGCTGGACATCGGCATCGGCATGATCGTTATTTTCCCGATGGTCTGGGGCCTGATCCTGGGTCTGATCGTCTCCATCCAGAAGTTCAAGCCGTTGGGCATCGACCTGCAGAAGGTCGCTTCGGCGCTGGTTGGCGTGGCCGTCATGCTGTTGGTGGCGCGACTGGCCTTCAACATCGGCCCTTCGCTGCCCGTCCTGGTGAAGGCCGGCCCTGCCCTGCTGCTCCAGGAGGTGGGGCACCTGCTGGGCACCGTCGCGCTGGCACTGCCGCTGGCAGTGTTGCTGCGTATGGGCAAGGCCACCGTTGGCGCCACGTTCTCGCTTGACCGCGAACCGTCGTTCGCCATGGTCTCGGAGAAGTACGGCCCGGATTCGGACCAGTACCGCGGCGTGCTCGCCATGTACGTGTTCGGCACCCTCTTCGGTGCAGTGTTCATCACGCTGCTGACCTCGCTGGTGGCCAACTGGAGGATCTTCGACCCGCTGGCCCTGGCCATGGGTGCCGGCGTCGGCTCCGGTTCGATGATGGCTGCCTCCGCGGCCAGCATCATCGACGCCTACCCGGGCCAGGAGGAAGCCATCCTGGGCATCGCCGCCGTCTCCAACCTGATCACCACGATCCTGGGCGTATATGTCGGCATCTACATTGCGCTGCCGCTGGCCGACAAGTTCTACAAGGTGCTTACGCGCCGCCAGACGGCCCGCGAAGTCGAATCGGCACGTGTTGCCGCCTCGACGTCGAGCGCCGCCGAGATCGCAGCAGCCGAAACCGAGGCAGCGAGGCTGGCCGAGGAAAACAAGGCCTTCCGCGAGAAGGTCGTCGAGTCCTCCGCCCCGGTGCATCTGCCGCTGTGGGTATCCCTGAGTGTTCTCTCCGTCCTGGGCCTGGCCACCGCATTCGTGGCTGCCAAGGGCTTCAAATGGGAGGTCGTGGGAGGCTACGCGCTCCTCATGGCCTTGGTTCTGCTGGGCCTGTTCCTGGGCAAGGTCACCCGGAAGATATCGGCGATCATCTGGATCACAACCATCGGAGCCTACGTATCGAGCCCGTGGTTCTTCGCCGGGAAGTCGCTGACCGCACTGGTCTCCTCCGTGGATTTCTTGTCCATCGCCACCGTCATGCTCACCCTGGCCGGTTTGTCACTGGGCAAGGACATTCCGCTGCTGCGTAAGATCGGCTGGAAGATCATCCCCGTCGGCCTGGTCGCGATCACCGCGTCGTTCCTGCTCGCCGTCGTCATCGCGGAGTTTGCCCTCGGCTTCTGGGGCTAA
- a CDS encoding amidohydrolase gives MNNDTLNNDERAGEDYAALAAGIDEWSEPVLGLARSLHAHPELSFEEVESAKAIVALLERGGFEVETGTSGLATAFSASVGSGDLTVALCVEYDALPGIGHACGHNLIAGASVAAALALAPHVDRLGITLKAIGTPAEEHGGGKAIMLEAGAFDGVGLAIMVHPVQDGITYNPTGTTAQAVGRYRATFTGKAAHAAAAPHQGINAADAATLSQVAIGLLRQQIPDDHRVASYIAEAGQVTNIIAEKAVVEFECRAFTLPEYESLLVRVKRCFEGSALSTGTSLEFESTEPLYEPLLQDDSLASYWTAAMDSFGRDTSPAAKMGGGSTDMGNISQVIPSLHPWLSIPGANVPIHSHDFAALADTPDAYKVMLEAGTALARTIRDAATSPAERARFMAAAYRRG, from the coding sequence GTGAACAACGACACTTTGAACAACGACGAGCGCGCCGGCGAGGACTACGCGGCACTCGCCGCTGGAATCGACGAATGGAGCGAGCCGGTTCTCGGGCTCGCACGCTCGCTGCACGCCCACCCCGAGTTGTCCTTCGAGGAAGTCGAATCGGCCAAGGCCATCGTTGCGCTCCTTGAACGCGGCGGCTTCGAGGTGGAGACCGGAACCTCCGGCCTCGCGACGGCGTTCAGCGCCAGTGTGGGCTCCGGAGACCTGACCGTGGCCCTGTGCGTGGAATACGATGCGCTTCCGGGCATCGGGCATGCCTGCGGACACAACCTCATCGCCGGCGCTTCGGTGGCCGCAGCGCTGGCCCTTGCCCCGCATGTCGACCGGTTGGGCATCACGCTCAAGGCAATCGGCACCCCGGCCGAGGAACACGGTGGAGGCAAGGCGATCATGCTGGAGGCCGGCGCATTCGATGGCGTCGGATTGGCCATCATGGTCCATCCGGTCCAGGACGGCATCACCTACAATCCCACCGGTACCACCGCTCAGGCCGTGGGCCGCTACCGTGCCACCTTCACCGGCAAGGCCGCCCACGCCGCTGCCGCGCCGCACCAGGGCATCAATGCCGCGGATGCGGCCACGCTCTCCCAAGTGGCCATCGGGCTGCTGCGCCAGCAGATCCCGGATGACCACCGGGTCGCGTCCTACATCGCCGAGGCTGGCCAGGTCACCAACATCATTGCTGAAAAGGCCGTGGTCGAGTTCGAATGCCGCGCCTTCACGCTTCCCGAATACGAGTCGTTGCTCGTACGGGTCAAGCGTTGCTTCGAAGGTTCGGCGCTATCCACCGGCACCAGCTTGGAGTTCGAATCCACGGAACCGCTCTACGAGCCGCTGCTGCAAGATGATTCCCTGGCTTCCTACTGGACAGCCGCCATGGACTCGTTTGGCCGGGACACCTCCCCGGCCGCGAAGATGGGCGGCGGGTCCACCGACATGGGCAATATTTCTCAGGTCATCCCTTCGCTCCATCCCTGGCTCTCGATCCCCGGCGCCAATGTCCCGATCCACTCCCACGACTTCGCAGCCCTTGCCGATACCCCGGATGCCTACAAGGTCATGCTCGAGGCCGGCACCGCTTTGGCCCGGACCATTCGGGACGCTGCAACGTCCCCGGCCGAACGCGCGCGTTTCATGGCCGCCGCCTACCGGCGCGGCTAG
- a CDS encoding aldehyde dehydrogenase family protein, giving the protein MSTATSFPTRSSAATSRSILDAAFPHGLGAYCDGAMVPGAGAAIELRNPATGEVFASFNDPGTEGAEALLASATRGAQLWGALDGFERAAILRRVTDAIGAHTEELALLESATTGKPIRDARAEAAKVAEMFGYYAGWADKLTGATIPVPGNWHTYTERVPWGVVVAITPWNAPMFTAGWNSAAPLAAGNAVIIKPSEFTPASTLRLAQIAHAAGLPDGVFNVAAGLGSTLGAALTTDRRVGKVSFIGSVPTGRRVAVAAAEHGIPVLLELGGKSANIVFADADLDRAADGAISAIFSGAGQSCVAGSRLLIQRSVHAEFLERVATRAAALRLGDPLDPHTEIGPIITAPQYASVRALIEAGIGDGARRVTEATVPFASAGHPDAHLAGGHWVMPTLLDGVTAANRLETTEVFGPVVGADAFDTEAEAIERANNTTFGLAGAVWTSDISRAHHLARTIKAGTFWINSYKTIHVAVPFGGFGDSGHGRSSGPGVLDEYTQTKAIWVPTRAAGATFPSLSY; this is encoded by the coding sequence ATGAGCACCGCCACCAGCTTCCCCACCCGATCCTCGGCCGCCACCTCACGATCCATCCTCGACGCGGCCTTCCCGCACGGTCTCGGTGCCTACTGCGACGGGGCCATGGTGCCCGGCGCAGGAGCAGCCATCGAACTGCGCAACCCGGCAACCGGAGAGGTCTTCGCCTCGTTCAACGACCCCGGGACCGAGGGCGCCGAGGCCCTGCTGGCCAGCGCGACCCGCGGTGCCCAGCTATGGGGTGCGCTGGACGGATTCGAACGAGCAGCCATCCTGCGCAGGGTCACCGACGCGATCGGGGCCCACACCGAGGAACTGGCGCTGCTCGAGTCGGCAACCACCGGCAAACCGATCCGTGATGCCCGAGCCGAGGCAGCCAAGGTGGCCGAAATGTTCGGCTACTACGCCGGCTGGGCGGACAAGCTCACCGGTGCAACCATCCCGGTGCCCGGAAACTGGCATACCTACACCGAACGGGTCCCCTGGGGGGTCGTCGTGGCGATCACCCCGTGGAACGCGCCGATGTTCACCGCCGGCTGGAACTCGGCTGCTCCGCTGGCCGCCGGCAACGCAGTGATCATCAAACCCAGCGAGTTCACCCCGGCCTCGACGCTGCGTCTGGCGCAGATCGCCCATGCCGCCGGCCTGCCCGATGGCGTCTTCAACGTCGCCGCCGGGCTCGGATCCACTCTCGGTGCCGCACTGACCACCGACCGCCGGGTAGGCAAAGTCTCCTTCATCGGCTCGGTACCCACCGGTCGACGGGTGGCCGTTGCCGCAGCCGAACACGGCATCCCGGTGCTGCTGGAACTCGGCGGCAAGAGCGCCAACATCGTCTTCGCCGACGCCGACCTGGACCGGGCCGCCGACGGGGCCATCTCCGCGATCTTCTCCGGCGCCGGCCAGTCCTGCGTTGCAGGGTCCCGCCTGCTGATCCAGCGCTCGGTGCATGCCGAGTTCCTTGAACGCGTAGCTACCCGCGCCGCTGCCCTGCGCCTGGGCGACCCGTTGGATCCGCACACCGAAATCGGGCCGATCATCACGGCGCCGCAGTACGCGAGCGTCCGCGCCCTGATCGAGGCCGGCATCGGCGACGGCGCCCGGCGCGTCACCGAGGCAACCGTCCCATTCGCCTCCGCAGGCCACCCCGACGCGCACCTCGCGGGCGGCCATTGGGTCATGCCGACGCTGTTGGACGGGGTCACTGCGGCCAATCGGCTGGAAACCACCGAGGTTTTCGGGCCTGTCGTGGGCGCCGACGCCTTCGATACGGAGGCCGAGGCCATCGAGCGTGCCAACAACACCACGTTTGGACTGGCCGGGGCGGTCTGGACCTCCGATATCTCGCGCGCGCATCACCTCGCGCGTACCATCAAGGCCGGAACCTTCTGGATCAATTCCTACAAGACCATCCACGTCGCCGTCCCCTTCGGCGGCTTCGGGGATTCAGGACACGGCCGGTCCTCCGGTCCCGGCGTCCTGGATGAATACACGCAAACCAAGGCCATCTGGGTCCCCACCCGGGCAGCCGGAGCCACGTTCCCATCCCTGAGCTATTAA
- a CDS encoding NAD(P)-dependent oxidoreductase yields the protein MHLNAAVIGLGSMGGAMASTLARAGWKVTGFDPSPEARARAAAEGISTVDTLQAVAGTPYVVLSLPSARIVALSVPILLGVPGAVAIIDTTTSEPETSAAMSALAEEHGAAFIDAPVSGGRAGALSGTLSAFVGATDAALRAAAPILDALTSSHRHIGGPGTGNVVKLLNNVLCAANLASVGEALAVATAYGIDPSVAAAGISAASGASRVSTTMYPDWVLSGTHDSGFALGLMARDAALAITIATSRGEHPRLLAAASDLWQEGLEQLGPDADFTEISTTVAPALATRAGASATAQEQGNQ from the coding sequence ATGCACCTGAACGCAGCAGTCATCGGACTGGGCTCCATGGGCGGGGCCATGGCCTCCACCCTGGCCCGCGCCGGCTGGAAGGTCACCGGCTTCGATCCCTCCCCCGAGGCTCGTGCCCGGGCGGCTGCCGAGGGCATCAGCACCGTCGACACGCTCCAAGCCGTCGCCGGGACACCCTACGTGGTGTTGTCGCTGCCCTCGGCCCGCATCGTCGCACTGAGCGTGCCCATCCTGCTCGGCGTCCCGGGCGCCGTGGCCATCATCGACACGACCACCTCCGAGCCCGAAACCAGTGCGGCCATGAGCGCGCTGGCCGAGGAGCACGGTGCGGCATTCATCGACGCACCGGTATCCGGTGGACGGGCCGGGGCACTATCAGGAACGCTCAGCGCCTTTGTTGGTGCCACCGATGCGGCACTGAGAGCAGCAGCACCAATCCTCGATGCCCTGACCTCCAGCCACCGGCACATCGGCGGACCCGGCACCGGCAACGTGGTCAAGCTGCTGAACAACGTCCTGTGCGCGGCAAATCTGGCCAGCGTCGGCGAGGCACTCGCCGTCGCCACCGCCTACGGCATCGATCCGTCGGTGGCGGCCGCGGGCATCAGCGCAGCGTCAGGAGCCAGCAGGGTCTCCACCACCATGTACCCGGACTGGGTGCTCTCCGGAACCCACGACTCCGGCTTCGCGCTGGGCCTGATGGCCCGCGATGCGGCGCTGGCCATCACCATCGCAACCTCCCGGGGCGAGCATCCGCGACTGTTGGCAGCAGCCAGCGACCTCTGGCAGGAAGGCCTGGAGCAGCTGGGCCCCGACGCCGACTTCACCGAAATCTCCACCACCGTGGCCCCTGCCCTCGCCACCCGGGCGGGCGCGTCGGCCACAGCCCAAGAACAGGGGAACCAATGA
- a CDS encoding MurR/RpiR family transcriptional regulator, which translates to MVDVLDEAASVDATWLGDALADVPLPKSQQRVANVLIRNPQLASYAELSVIAQRADVNVSTVVRTAQALGYRGWPDLQRELRSRYLVRLSTEDTLAEHGPYHSPLHDALNHDLANLRLTLESNTGAEAEAAIAALAAADSILVVGLGSFAGPASVMAHLGSTMGYPIALESRAGVHLATASNMLGPGDVLVVVNMWRSIAQIIVTAEAAHAAGAKVIAISDMRRGRLANIADQLLIVPSEGISFFQSVTAATSVVYGLLAGMESAHPRRSREAIRRTQQLWKDLEIYLD; encoded by the coding sequence ATGGTCGACGTACTTGATGAGGCGGCATCCGTCGATGCCACGTGGCTGGGCGACGCCCTGGCCGATGTTCCCCTGCCCAAATCGCAGCAGCGGGTGGCCAATGTGCTGATCCGCAACCCGCAGCTCGCCTCCTATGCCGAACTCTCGGTCATTGCCCAGCGGGCCGATGTCAACGTCTCCACCGTGGTGCGCACGGCCCAGGCCCTGGGCTACCGGGGCTGGCCGGACCTGCAGCGGGAATTACGTTCACGCTATCTGGTCAGGCTCTCCACCGAAGACACCCTGGCCGAACACGGGCCCTATCACAGCCCTTTGCATGACGCGCTGAACCATGACCTGGCCAATCTGCGGCTCACCTTGGAGAGCAACACCGGCGCGGAGGCCGAGGCGGCCATCGCCGCGCTCGCGGCGGCCGATTCGATCCTGGTGGTCGGGCTGGGCTCCTTCGCCGGGCCCGCCTCGGTGATGGCCCACCTCGGCTCCACCATGGGATACCCCATAGCGCTGGAAAGCCGCGCCGGAGTCCATCTCGCCACGGCAAGCAACATGCTGGGCCCCGGGGACGTGCTGGTGGTGGTGAACATGTGGCGCTCCATCGCCCAGATCATCGTCACGGCCGAGGCGGCACATGCGGCCGGGGCCAAGGTGATTGCCATTTCCGACATGCGCCGTGGCCGGCTGGCGAACATCGCCGACCAGTTGTTGATCGTCCCTTCCGAGGGAATCTCCTTCTTCCAGTCGGTGACGGCAGCTACCTCCGTCGTCTACGGGCTGCTTGCCGGGATGGAATCGGCCCACCCTCGACGTAGCCGGGAAGCGATCCGCAGGACCCAGCAGCTCTGGAAAGACCTCGAGATCTACCTCGATTGA
- a CDS encoding LysR family transcriptional regulator, whose translation MGKSFTLVQLRYFGAVAKLENMTAAAAELNVTQSTLSSAMAQLERELGAALFTRLSSKGLRLTPAGRRLLLGSQAFLEEADLLYQAVRDESEALAGELVVGIYSPLAPFKAPVILQAFEAAHPNVKVSFHEGDQESLRQALLDGVCEVALMYDLGVGREFERRMLERIPPHVLVSAEHPRAARREEPVSLREFAQEPFILLDLKHTREYYLDMFKQLGIRPETRHVVSGYETVRSYVARGHGYSLLNQRISMKTTYAGGEVVALGIIEELPPIEVSLVRPVGAKPTRKSRAFERICIELYGKASG comes from the coding sequence ATGGGTAAATCCTTCACTCTGGTCCAATTGCGCTACTTCGGTGCCGTGGCGAAGCTGGAAAACATGACCGCGGCGGCCGCCGAGCTGAACGTCACCCAGTCCACGCTCTCCTCCGCGATGGCCCAGCTGGAGCGCGAGCTTGGTGCCGCGCTCTTCACCCGGCTCTCCAGCAAGGGGCTGCGGCTGACTCCCGCGGGACGGCGCCTGCTGCTGGGCTCGCAGGCCTTCCTCGAGGAAGCCGACCTGCTCTACCAGGCCGTGCGCGACGAGAGCGAGGCGCTCGCCGGGGAGCTGGTGGTGGGCATCTATTCCCCGCTGGCGCCCTTCAAGGCACCAGTGATCCTGCAGGCCTTCGAGGCGGCGCACCCGAACGTCAAGGTCAGCTTCCACGAAGGGGACCAGGAGTCGCTGCGCCAGGCGCTGCTCGACGGGGTCTGCGAAGTGGCGCTCATGTACGACCTGGGTGTCGGTCGGGAGTTCGAGCGCCGCATGCTGGAGCGGATCCCTCCCCATGTGCTGGTCTCGGCGGAGCATCCGCGGGCAGCTCGGCGCGAGGAGCCGGTCAGCCTGAGGGAGTTCGCCCAGGAGCCGTTCATCCTGCTGGATTTGAAGCACACCAGGGAGTACTACCTGGACATGTTCAAGCAACTTGGAATCCGGCCGGAAACCCGGCATGTGGTTTCCGGCTACGAGACGGTGCGTTCCTATGTGGCCCGCGGGCATGGGTACTCGTTGCTCAATCAGCGGATCAGCATGAAAACCACCTATGCCGGCGGCGAGGTGGTGGCGCTGGGCATCATCGAGGAACTGCCGCCGATCGAAGTCTCGCTGGTGCGGCCGGTCGGGGCCAAGCCCACCCGAAAATCGAGGGCGTTCGAGCGGATATGCATTGAGCTCTATGGGAAGGCCTCGGGCTAA